Proteins from a genomic interval of Candidatus Woesearchaeota archaeon:
- the ppsA gene encoding phosphoenolpyruvate synthase: MLFGKKRDREQELILWFDEVQIEDVPFVGGKNASLGDMYQNLTKKGVRIPNGFAITAHAYRLIIKHAGIEHEMRSILSGLNTRDTRQLAEKGHQLRNLVRAAEFPPELLKAMSEAYQKLCKEYGKDTDVAVRSSATAEDLPTASFAGQQETYLNIRGVSHLIDACKNCFASLFTNRAISYRVDQGFDHFKVALSIGVQKMVRSDLACSGVLFTIDTESGFKDAVFITGAYGLGENVVQGAVNPDQFYVFKPTLKQGFSSIISKTCGEKSIKMLYDMQGIKSTTKNVPTPLEDRKKLVLTDKEVLLLAEWGCIIEDHYSAKAGHFKPMDIEWAKDGKSGQLFIVQARPETVMSQRDPTIMEEYVLKKKGKIILKGSAVGQKIGQGPARVIKEAKDINQFKKGEVLITDMTDPDWEPVMKIASAIVTNRGGRTCHAAIVSRELGIPCIVGTDKGTEIIKDKQPVTVSCAEGDEGMVYEGILPIEIKKHDLKKLPKTKTKIMMNLANPEIAFTSSFIPNDGIGLAREEFIINSTIKIHPLALLHFNTIKDEHLKKQINDLTPGYHDKAAFFVDKLAEGIARITAAFYPKPVILRFSDFKSNEYANLVGGQLYEPKEENPMLGWRGASRYYTGNYQQAFALECKAVKKVREEMGLTNLEVMIPMCRTLNEAHAIIAELKKNGLKQGANGLKIICMCEVPSNVLLAEKFLDLFDGFSIGSNDLTQFTLAVDRDSSLVSHIYDERDEAVLWLIHHVIDIANRKKKYIGICGQAPSDHPDFAQFVVECGIQSISLNPDTVLKTTMLIAETERKMKK; this comes from the coding sequence ATGTTGTTTGGAAAAAAGAGGGATCGTGAACAAGAGCTTATTCTCTGGTTTGATGAAGTGCAGATAGAAGACGTGCCCTTTGTCGGCGGCAAAAATGCTTCGTTGGGTGATATGTACCAAAATCTGACAAAAAAAGGTGTGCGCATACCAAACGGATTTGCGATTACCGCACACGCGTACCGCCTGATTATCAAACACGCGGGCATTGAACATGAAATGCGCAGCATTCTTTCCGGGCTCAACACAAGAGACACGAGACAACTGGCGGAAAAAGGCCACCAACTGCGCAATCTCGTCCGCGCTGCAGAATTTCCGCCGGAACTTCTGAAGGCAATGAGTGAAGCGTACCAGAAACTCTGCAAGGAATACGGCAAAGACACTGATGTGGCGGTGCGCAGCAGCGCGACGGCAGAAGACCTTCCGACGGCAAGTTTTGCAGGACAACAGGAAACCTATCTGAACATTCGCGGTGTCAGCCATCTCATCGACGCATGTAAAAATTGCTTTGCCTCGCTGTTTACCAACCGCGCAATTTCCTACCGCGTTGACCAAGGATTTGACCATTTCAAAGTCGCCTTGTCAATCGGCGTGCAGAAAATGGTGAGAAGTGACCTCGCGTGCAGCGGCGTGCTGTTTACCATTGACACTGAAAGCGGATTCAAGGACGCCGTGTTTATCACCGGCGCGTATGGCTTGGGAGAAAATGTGGTGCAGGGAGCCGTAAACCCCGACCAGTTTTATGTATTCAAGCCGACGCTGAAACAAGGATTCTCATCAATTATCAGCAAGACCTGCGGCGAGAAAAGTATCAAGATGCTCTATGATATGCAGGGCATTAAATCGACGACAAAAAATGTTCCAACCCCTCTGGAAGATCGAAAAAAACTCGTGCTCACCGACAAAGAAGTTCTGCTGCTTGCGGAGTGGGGATGCATTATTGAAGACCATTACTCGGCAAAAGCGGGCCACTTCAAGCCTATGGATATTGAATGGGCAAAGGATGGAAAAAGCGGCCAGCTCTTTATCGTGCAGGCACGGCCTGAAACCGTGATGAGCCAGAGAGACCCAACGATAATGGAAGAGTATGTGCTGAAAAAGAAAGGGAAAATAATTCTCAAAGGGAGTGCGGTTGGACAAAAAATCGGCCAGGGCCCTGCACGAGTCATCAAAGAAGCAAAGGACATCAATCAGTTCAAAAAAGGTGAAGTGCTTATCACTGATATGACGGATCCGGATTGGGAACCGGTCATGAAAATTGCATCAGCAATTGTAACGAATCGTGGTGGAAGAACATGCCACGCAGCGATCGTATCACGAGAACTCGGTATTCCCTGCATTGTCGGCACAGACAAAGGAACTGAGATTATCAAGGACAAACAGCCGGTGACCGTATCGTGCGCCGAAGGAGATGAGGGTATGGTGTATGAAGGCATCCTGCCAATTGAAATCAAAAAACACGACCTGAAGAAACTGCCGAAGACAAAAACAAAAATTATGATGAACCTTGCAAATCCGGAGATTGCGTTTACCTCTTCGTTTATTCCGAATGATGGAATCGGCCTTGCCCGTGAGGAATTTATTATCAACTCCACCATCAAAATCCATCCGCTGGCGCTTCTGCATTTCAACACAATAAAAGATGAGCACCTGAAAAAACAGATCAATGACCTCACGCCCGGCTATCATGACAAAGCCGCATTTTTCGTCGACAAACTGGCAGAAGGCATTGCAAGGATTACCGCAGCGTTCTATCCAAAACCAGTTATTCTGCGGTTCAGCGATTTCAAATCGAATGAATATGCGAATCTGGTCGGCGGTCAGCTCTATGAACCAAAGGAAGAAAACCCCATGCTCGGCTGGCGCGGCGCATCACGATACTATACGGGAAATTATCAGCAGGCATTTGCACTTGAATGCAAAGCAGTGAAAAAAGTGCGCGAAGAAATGGGGCTGACCAATCTTGAAGTGATGATTCCCATGTGCCGAACGCTGAACGAGGCGCATGCGATTATTGCCGAGCTGAAAAAGAATGGGCTCAAACAGGGCGCTAACGGATTAAAAATTATTTGCATGTGCGAAGTGCCTTCCAATGTCTTGCTGGCTGAAAAATTCCTTGATTTATTCGACGGATTTTCGATTGGCAGCAATGACTTAACACAGTTTACACTCGCGGTTGACCGAGACTCGTCGCTCGTATCGCATATCTACGACGAGCGGGACGAAGCAGTGCTGTGGCTGATTCACCATGTCATTGACATCGCGAACCGGAAGAAAAAATACATCGGCATCTGCGGCCAAGCGCCGTCTGACCATCCTGATTTTGCGCAGTTTGTCGTTGAATGTGGCATCCAATCAATTTCTCTGAATCCGGACACAGTGCTCAAGACGACGATGTTAATTGCGGAGACGGAACGGAAGATGAAGAAGTAG
- a CDS encoding ribonuclease Z: MKITCLGVGEAWDIIPNNSYLVSSKSRKTTMLLDCGFSIPPALWKHDADPSLLDAIFISHPHADHYFGLPALLGRMWQDGRTKPLAIFCGKGMKQQIAALLEAGYKGLAAIITFPITFTEVSPGQKITFQEFKLAFAPTIHPVPNLAVKIECEKKVLCYSGDGQYTEQSELLYQHADLVIHESFTWDADVEGHGKMKELLVMAKRAKIKKIAFTHIRRDVRKQLAMIKNSIKENQPSVPVLFPEVGDMIEV; encoded by the coding sequence ATGAAAATAACCTGCCTTGGCGTTGGCGAAGCGTGGGACATCATCCCCAACAATTCGTATCTTGTTTCTTCCAAGAGCCGCAAGACAACTATGCTTCTCGACTGTGGATTTTCGATTCCACCGGCGCTGTGGAAACACGACGCTGACCCAAGTTTGCTTGACGCTATTTTTATCAGCCATCCACATGCTGATCATTACTTTGGACTTCCTGCACTGCTGGGCAGAATGTGGCAGGATGGCCGGACAAAACCCCTAGCGATTTTCTGCGGCAAGGGAATGAAACAACAAATCGCTGCGCTTCTCGAAGCCGGCTACAAAGGGCTCGCCGCAATAATCACCTTTCCGATAACATTCACTGAAGTTTCGCCCGGACAAAAAATTACATTCCAAGAATTCAAGCTTGCCTTCGCCCCAACCATTCATCCGGTGCCAAATCTCGCCGTCAAAATTGAATGCGAGAAAAAGGTGCTCTGTTACAGCGGCGACGGGCAGTACACGGAACAATCTGAACTGTTGTACCAGCATGCTGATCTGGTTATTCACGAATCATTCACCTGGGACGCGGATGTTGAGGGCCATGGGAAAATGAAAGAGCTGCTGGTGATGGCAAAACGCGCCAAAATAAAAAAAATTGCGTTCACGCATATCCGCCGCGATGTGCGCAAACAACTTGCCATGATTAAAAATAGCATCAAGGAAAACCAGCCCAGTGTCCCTGTTTTGTTTCCTGAAGTGGGCGATATGATTGAAGTTTGA
- a CDS encoding VOC family protein codes for MATINPYINFNGNAEEAFTFYKSVFGGEFEKIIRLKDLSSPEFPVAENEANKIMRIALPIGKNVLMANDVPESMGRVNENENRSKISISAESKEEADKLFNGLSAGGTIEMPIADSPWGSYFGMFRDKYGIEWTVDFDPKYKGQK; via the coding sequence ATGGCAACAATCAATCCTTACATTAACTTCAACGGAAATGCCGAAGAAGCATTTACGTTTTACAAATCAGTATTTGGCGGAGAGTTCGAAAAAATCATACGTTTAAAAGACTTATCAAGCCCTGAATTCCCCGTAGCAGAAAATGAAGCAAATAAAATAATGCGCATTGCTTTGCCTATTGGCAAAAACGTTTTAATGGCCAATGACGTTCCAGAAAGTATGGGACGGGTAAACGAAAACGAAAATAGATCAAAAATTTCAATTAGTGCAGAAAGCAAAGAAGAAGCAGATAAATTATTCAACGGACTTTCGGCAGGCGGGACAATTGAAATGCCCATAGCAGACAGTCCTTGGGGTTCCTATTTTGGAATGTTTAGAGACAAATACGGAATTGAATGGACAGTGGACTTTGATCCAAAATATAAAGGGCAAAAGTAA
- a CDS encoding PKD domain-containing protein translates to MAKQYATKVTFLFLLFLILNLYIVSAQKDGMLVYGNGAFANPRYRTWNGTLQNWSTELSTALNGQTSPSLEWVSVAASPVNDEFIFAVADSLDDVKAQIFSNKTGSWCWSNGTNCSYMINLSRTSSVADTQKVAVAYEQLSGRALVVYSNNTPNASYVVWNGSSWTTPASVPNTRSTGLVQLVKLVPRRNTNEIALVWSDINNDLNVMIWNATSNSWGCEPAQVLSQSLPATQRRKFDAAYEYNSGDLFIAHGTLAAAGTLNYTTKTADTCTYTTASNTAPTIVPRDISAKAKTGSDYVLVSINEGTAVDDMESTVWNGTTWLALSTKDTTIWSGDVSGNILADASWLGTSNSGIVVYSDVSPNTSVDYYLYNQSVNTWNTGGPAGSGLHFNPSPNLTGPDNSILAMSFLDENKSFVFIKDELQDLWAKIITLNSSATNTSLWWTNTEGGAALNTAAGAVNLPSFDFAWKVFVPSFAFSVSLNSSASTVVPGQNGTTNVTVTLVNGSSQQVNLTSVGCPSASTCSFNPSNGNPTYTSLFTVATTNTTTPGVYVVNISGTGGGVSKNVSYTVTVPAFNFSVSTDSNNATVVPTQNATMNMTLTLLNGLSQEVNLTSVGCPTDSVCSFTPSSGNPTYTSTFTVATGAATPDGVYLVNVSASGDDITNNVTFIVNVSDSLPVATASVTGSASGMVPLLVNFSGGVTDGNAPLTYFWDFKDGSNDTAQNPSHTYSVAGIYNSSFTVTDFDGDSSTSNVTITVGDFSVDVNPLNATVVQARNTTTFTSVNLLSGTTQTISLLTFGCPTFATCTFNPSSGSPTYNSTLTVKTNATTPAGTYNLNVSGRTSDLKYRSIFFNVTVTDSVPVGNALATPTSGTAPLTVDFTGNVSGGDPELSYLWLFKDGTNSTQQNPQHNFSVGGSYNVSFKATDFDNDTLNSSVLISVCGRFAPSITIVPSLQNGTAGATLNYTANVRNTDLSSCSASTFSLDSVIPANWTGVFDNTTLDISPGVSKNTTFRITSDGGAGAGNYTFNNTATNLNSSLSSSNTSTYKVI, encoded by the coding sequence ATGGCAAAACAATATGCAACAAAAGTAACTTTTCTGTTTCTTCTTTTCCTGATACTCAATCTGTATATTGTTTCTGCGCAAAAAGATGGTATGCTCGTCTATGGCAATGGCGCATTTGCAAACCCCCGTTACAGAACATGGAACGGAACATTACAGAACTGGTCAACCGAGCTTAGCACGGCACTCAATGGCCAAACCTCGCCTTCATTAGAATGGGTTAGTGTTGCTGCCTCGCCAGTAAATGATGAATTCATTTTTGCTGTTGCCGACTCTCTCGACGATGTCAAAGCGCAGATTTTCTCAAACAAAACCGGCTCGTGGTGCTGGAGTAACGGAACAAATTGTTCTTACATGATCAATCTCTCGCGGACATCATCAGTTGCTGACACGCAGAAAGTGGCTGTTGCCTACGAACAGCTTTCAGGCAGGGCACTGGTTGTCTATTCGAATAACACCCCGAACGCAAGCTATGTTGTGTGGAACGGATCATCGTGGACCACTCCTGCCAGCGTTCCGAATACCCGCAGCACCGGTCTCGTGCAGCTGGTAAAACTTGTTCCTCGAAGAAACACCAATGAAATCGCGCTCGTGTGGAGTGACATAAATAACGATCTTAATGTCATGATATGGAATGCAACCTCGAACTCATGGGGCTGTGAGCCAGCGCAGGTACTTTCACAAAGTTTGCCTGCCACCCAGCGGCGTAAATTTGATGCAGCGTACGAATACAACTCGGGTGACCTTTTCATTGCACATGGTACTCTCGCAGCTGCAGGCACGCTTAATTATACGACCAAAACAGCAGACACCTGCACGTATACCACCGCTTCAAACACCGCACCGACCATTGTTCCTCGTGATATCAGTGCTAAAGCAAAAACAGGCAGTGATTACGTCCTTGTTTCAATCAATGAAGGAACTGCAGTTGATGACATGGAATCTACCGTCTGGAACGGAACAACGTGGCTTGCGCTGAGCACGAAGGATACCACCATCTGGAGTGGTGATGTATCAGGAAACATTTTAGCCGATGCCTCATGGCTCGGCACGAGCAATTCGGGCATCGTGGTTTATTCTGATGTGAGTCCGAACACGAGTGTTGATTACTATCTGTACAACCAATCAGTTAACACGTGGAATACGGGCGGACCTGCTGGTTCAGGACTGCATTTCAATCCGTCGCCAAACCTTACCGGACCTGATAACAGTATTCTTGCGATGAGTTTCCTTGATGAAAACAAGAGCTTTGTTTTTATAAAAGATGAATTACAAGATTTATGGGCAAAAATAATCACCCTCAACAGCAGTGCCACCAATACAAGTCTTTGGTGGACTAATACTGAAGGCGGTGCTGCTTTGAACACTGCAGCAGGTGCTGTTAACTTGCCGTCATTTGACTTTGCGTGGAAGGTTTTTGTTCCGTCGTTTGCTTTTTCGGTTTCCCTCAATTCGAGCGCGTCCACCGTCGTACCAGGACAAAATGGAACAACGAACGTGACAGTCACCCTGGTGAACGGGTCAAGCCAGCAGGTTAACTTAACATCAGTTGGCTGTCCCTCTGCTTCGACGTGTTCATTCAATCCGTCGAATGGCAATCCCACATACACCTCACTATTTACCGTGGCGACCACGAATACAACAACTCCCGGCGTTTACGTCGTAAATATCTCTGGCACCGGCGGCGGGGTCAGCAAGAATGTCAGCTACACCGTGACGGTTCCTGCGTTTAATTTTTCGGTTTCTACCGATTCAAATAACGCCACAGTTGTTCCAACCCAGAACGCAACGATGAACATGACGCTCACTTTGTTGAATGGTCTGAGTCAAGAAGTTAATCTAACCTCCGTTGGCTGTCCGACTGATTCGGTATGTTCGTTTACTCCGTCGAGTGGCAATCCGACCTACACCTCAACATTTACTGTGGCAACAGGCGCAGCAACTCCTGATGGTGTGTATCTTGTCAACGTCTCTGCATCAGGCGACGACATAACCAACAACGTGACATTTATCGTCAATGTTTCAGACAGCTTGCCAGTCGCAACTGCTTCAGTAACCGGTTCTGCATCAGGCATGGTGCCGTTGCTGGTTAACTTTAGCGGTGGAGTGACCGACGGTAATGCACCACTTACTTATTTCTGGGACTTTAAAGATGGCAGCAACGATACAGCCCAGAACCCATCGCATACCTATTCGGTTGCTGGTATCTATAACTCCTCATTCACCGTGACTGACTTTGATGGTGATTCTTCAACGAGTAATGTTACTATTACTGTGGGAGACTTTTCTGTTGACGTAAACCCATTGAATGCTACGGTTGTGCAAGCGCGGAATACTACGACATTTACTTCAGTGAATTTGTTGAGCGGCACCACGCAGACGATTAGTCTTCTCACGTTTGGATGCCCCACATTTGCGACGTGTACGTTTAACCCATCAAGCGGGAGTCCGACGTATAATTCGACCTTGACCGTGAAGACAAATGCGACAACACCTGCAGGAACATACAACCTCAATGTGTCAGGCAGAACTTCGGACCTTAAATACCGAAGTATCTTCTTCAACGTGACCGTTACGGATAGCGTACCCGTCGGAAATGCGCTTGCAACGCCAACATCAGGAACTGCTCCATTGACGGTTGACTTTACGGGCAATGTTAGTGGTGGGGATCCTGAATTGTCTTATCTCTGGCTTTTCAAAGACGGCACGAATTCGACGCAGCAGAACCCCCAGCATAACTTCTCTGTTGGCGGATCGTATAATGTCAGCTTCAAAGCAACTGACTTTGATAACGATACGTTGAACAGCAGTGTGCTCATCAGTGTTTGTGGCCGCTTTGCGCCCAGCATAACTATTGTTCCCAGCCTCCAGAATGGAACAGCGGGTGCAACGTTGAATTACACCGCAAACGTGAGGAATACTGACTTGTCCTCATGCAGTGCTTCAACGTTCTCGTTAGATTCAGTCATTCCGGCGAACTGGACAGGTGTATTTGATAACACCACCTTGGACATAAGTCCGGGCGTTAGCAAAAACACAACCTTCAGAATAACCTCGGATGGCGGCGCTGGTGCTGGAAACTACACGTTCAACAACACCGCGACAAACCTGAATTCGTCGCTCAGCTCGAGCAACACATCAACATACAAAGTGATATGA
- a CDS encoding inositol monophosphatase family protein: MSSQIEQVVEIAREAGEILKEQYTSRSYSISTKSGPTDYVTTADLASEAHIKKRLAELFPNDKIFSEEDTNRPTNFSGRVWFVDPLDGTASFVAHEENFTVIIGLCENGTPVLGVVCEPLSGVVFYAEKNKGAWRIEANSKKKIQVSTIQNLNDARVLVGTRTTPAFIKSVVISMSFKEFLKKGDGMCGRVSCIIAQGEAECRVNVKVSKWDTCGPQIILEEAGGKMTDSGGNPPDYAQKEAMWQRLIVSTNGSIHAEVLEQLQDKMNKKREIIN, encoded by the coding sequence ATGAGTTCTCAGATTGAACAGGTTGTTGAGATTGCGCGTGAAGCAGGAGAGATTTTGAAGGAGCAGTATACGTCTCGCTCGTATTCTATTTCAACGAAGAGCGGCCCAACTGATTATGTCACCACGGCGGACCTTGCGTCAGAAGCACACATCAAAAAGCGGCTGGCTGAGCTGTTTCCCAACGACAAAATTTTTTCTGAAGAAGACACCAACCGGCCAACGAATTTTTCAGGCAGAGTATGGTTTGTTGACCCGCTGGATGGCACGGCAAGCTTTGTCGCGCATGAAGAAAATTTCACTGTGATTATAGGATTATGTGAAAACGGAACGCCGGTACTCGGTGTGGTCTGCGAACCGCTGTCGGGCGTTGTTTTTTATGCAGAAAAAAATAAGGGCGCGTGGAGAATTGAGGCAAACTCCAAAAAGAAGATACAAGTGAGCACCATACAGAATCTCAATGACGCACGCGTGTTGGTGGGCACGCGAACAACACCCGCGTTTATCAAGTCCGTTGTTATCTCGATGTCCTTCAAAGAATTTTTGAAAAAAGGAGACGGAATGTGCGGCCGCGTTTCATGCATTATTGCCCAAGGAGAAGCAGAATGCCGGGTGAATGTGAAGGTATCAAAGTGGGACACGTGCGGCCCGCAGATTATTCTTGAGGAAGCCGGGGGAAAAATGACTGACAGTGGCGGCAACCCGCCGGACTACGCGCAAAAAGAAGCTATGTGGCAGCGGTTAATAGTTTCGACTAACGGGAGCATCCACGCTGAAGTTCTTGAACAATTACAAGATAAAATGAATAAAAAAAGAGAAATAATAAATTAA
- a CDS encoding winged helix DNA-binding protein, producing MKNNEIFNVFFREKPAMMLVGLKNAKNEVYASSLAKQIDCTYSHVVKILQQMETSGLIKFDKQGRLKLLSLTKKGQDVADNIDKIRGVMNF from the coding sequence ATGAAAAATAATGAGATATTTAACGTCTTTTTTCGTGAAAAACCAGCCATGATGTTGGTTGGTCTCAAGAATGCCAAAAATGAGGTATACGCTTCTTCGCTTGCAAAGCAAATCGACTGCACGTATTCACACGTGGTCAAAATTTTGCAGCAAATGGAAACATCCGGCCTGATAAAATTCGATAAGCAAGGGCGGCTCAAACTTCTTTCGCTTACCAAGAAAGGGCAGGACGTGGCTGACAACATTGATAAGATCCGCGGCGTGATGAATTTTTAA
- a CDS encoding ATP-dependent DNA helicase, whose amino-acid sequence MELEPASILFPYERIRDEQKKLMQDVLTTVRERKHLLAHAPTGLGKTAAALAPALGHVLNQKEKNKVIFFLTARHTQHLIALETIRQIKQKYNLTIDVCDIIGKKHMCAQPGAALLPSSDFSEFCKKVREDGTCEFYQNCRGGKTNPETKLTVLGEKALADIRSIQPCAVDVLVAACTEEKVCPYEITLALAKKAQVVIADYSYMFHPTIRNSFLAKAGRELKDCIIVVDEGHNLPSRIRDLMTELLTSNTLKYAIKEAKKFNYMNVVEELAGLQNIFLAFVEKLRSKPGFGTWEMKVTQKEFMDAVQAIRDYDSLVIDYQTISEAIRGVQRRSFIGSVAGFLEAWKQGADDGFCRIFSLKPGRDETMMLSYRCLDPSLLTRSVFAECHASIIMSGTLNPTSMYADLLGYEAERCIERAYDDPFIEDNRLALVIPETTTKFALRSEGQFKKIAEICSKIVHAVPGNVAIFFPSYDIRNKVHTYFHELCTRTVFVEQPGMTKQEKTELLERFKHAQKTGAVLLGAISGNFAEGIDLPGDLLKGVIVVGLPLSQPDLETQELIKYYDGKFKRGWDYGYIFPAFIKCLQGAGRCIRTETDRGVVVFLDERYTWPRYARCFPEDYGVRVAQDYVGEIEEFFG is encoded by the coding sequence ATGGAACTGGAACCAGCATCAATATTGTTTCCGTACGAACGCATACGCGATGAGCAAAAAAAATTAATGCAGGACGTTCTTACCACGGTGCGTGAACGCAAGCATTTGCTGGCCCATGCGCCGACGGGCTTGGGAAAAACAGCTGCAGCACTTGCACCAGCATTAGGTCACGTGCTGAACCAAAAAGAAAAAAATAAAGTGATATTTTTTCTCACGGCGCGACACACTCAGCACCTCATTGCATTAGAAACCATTCGGCAGATTAAACAAAAATATAATCTTACCATTGATGTGTGTGATATTATTGGGAAAAAACATATGTGCGCCCAGCCCGGCGCCGCGCTGCTGCCGAGCAGTGATTTTAGCGAGTTCTGCAAAAAAGTGCGTGAAGATGGAACCTGCGAGTTTTATCAAAACTGCCGCGGAGGAAAAACAAACCCTGAAACAAAACTCACGGTGCTGGGCGAGAAGGCCCTCGCCGATATCCGCAGTATCCAGCCCTGCGCAGTTGACGTTCTCGTTGCCGCCTGCACCGAAGAAAAAGTATGCCCGTATGAGATCACGCTCGCGCTCGCAAAAAAAGCGCAGGTAGTTATTGCGGATTATTCGTATATGTTTCATCCCACGATCCGCAACTCATTTTTGGCAAAAGCAGGCAGAGAATTGAAGGACTGTATCATTGTTGTCGACGAAGGCCACAATCTGCCGAGCAGAATCCGCGACCTTATGACTGAACTATTGACCAGCAACACGCTGAAGTACGCCATTAAGGAAGCAAAAAAATTCAACTATATGAATGTTGTTGAAGAGCTCGCGGGCCTCCAAAATATATTTCTCGCGTTTGTTGAAAAGCTGCGGAGCAAGCCCGGCTTTGGAACATGGGAAATGAAAGTCACGCAGAAGGAATTTATGGATGCGGTGCAGGCGATTCGCGACTATGATTCGCTGGTCATTGATTATCAAACCATCAGCGAGGCAATCCGCGGTGTGCAGCGGCGCTCGTTCATTGGCAGTGTTGCCGGATTTTTGGAGGCATGGAAGCAGGGAGCGGATGATGGCTTTTGCCGGATTTTTTCGCTCAAGCCCGGACGCGATGAGACAATGATGCTTTCCTATCGCTGCCTTGACCCATCGCTGCTTACACGATCGGTGTTCGCGGAATGCCACGCCAGCATTATCATGAGCGGCACGCTGAATCCGACGAGCATGTACGCTGATTTGTTGGGATATGAAGCAGAGCGGTGCATTGAACGGGCGTACGATGACCCGTTTATCGAGGACAATCGGCTTGCGCTCGTGATTCCGGAGACCACGACGAAGTTCGCCCTGCGTAGTGAAGGGCAGTTTAAAAAAATCGCGGAGATTTGTTCAAAAATTGTGCACGCGGTGCCGGGCAATGTCGCGATTTTTTTCCCAAGCTATGACATCCGCAACAAAGTCCACACATATTTTCATGAGCTATGCACGAGAACCGTTTTCGTTGAACAGCCGGGCATGACCAAGCAGGAAAAAACAGAATTGCTGGAACGGTTCAAGCACGCCCAGAAAACAGGCGCGGTGCTGCTGGGCGCGATTAGCGGCAATTTCGCCGAGGGGATTGACTTGCCGGGTGATTTGCTGAAGGGAGTTATTGTTGTGGGGTTGCCATTGTCCCAGCCGGATTTGGAAACGCAGGAGCTCATCAAGTATTACGACGGAAAATTCAAGCGCGGCTGGGATTATGGATATATTTTTCCGGCGTTCATCAAATGCTTGCAGGGCGCCGGCCGGTGCATTCGCACAGAAACCGACCGCGGCGTCGTGGTATTTCTCGATGAGCGGTACACATGGCCCCGGTACGCCCGCTGTTTTCCAGAAGATTATGGCGTGCGGGTTGCGCAGGACTACGTCGGAGAGATTGAAGAATTCTTTGGATGA
- a CDS encoding EamA family transporter — protein sequence MNTGILYALLAMAAYGLSDVFAKAQIHRFSRSLILFMRGVLISMVLGSIVLLYPAPVPISPFLLFTVALGIAGFVPVYFYLSAVKKGNLSIVAPIAKSAVIITVLLSLLFLNERLNLIQAVLICVIILGVLLLSMNIRSLFTLRWKETHAGVLPALVAALLWGVAFFVWKFPVQAYGPLFCAFVTETGVAVGALPFLKKEDIPALRKMNWKLFGIVFACAMTTLLGTIGYMKAISMAPLSLVMPIVTATPVVSTLIAVTYFKERLSAVQWLGGILVVSGIALLFVM from the coding sequence ATGAATACCGGCATTCTGTATGCGCTTCTTGCTATGGCGGCGTATGGATTGTCTGATGTGTTTGCCAAAGCGCAGATACATAGATTCAGCAGGTCGCTTATTTTGTTCATGCGTGGCGTGCTGATATCGATGGTGCTCGGAAGCATCGTGCTGCTCTACCCTGCACCAGTCCCGATATCGCCCTTCTTGTTGTTCACGGTCGCTCTTGGCATTGCGGGATTTGTGCCGGTGTATTTTTACTTGAGCGCCGTCAAAAAAGGCAATTTGAGTATTGTTGCGCCGATTGCAAAAAGCGCGGTCATCATCACCGTTCTTTTATCGCTGCTGTTTCTCAATGAACGCTTGAACCTTATCCAAGCAGTCCTTATCTGCGTGATTATTCTCGGCGTGCTGCTGTTGTCCATGAACATCCGTTCTCTCTTCACCCTCCGCTGGAAGGAAACACATGCAGGAGTACTTCCGGCGTTGGTCGCCGCACTCTTGTGGGGCGTTGCCTTTTTTGTGTGGAAGTTTCCAGTACAAGCATACGGCCCGCTGTTCTGTGCGTTCGTAACTGAAACAGGCGTTGCAGTTGGAGCACTGCCATTTCTGAAAAAAGAGGACATCCCTGCACTGCGAAAAATGAACTGGAAATTGTTCGGAATAGTTTTCGCATGCGCCATGACAACACTCCTCGGCACCATCGGCTACATGAAAGCGATTTCCATGGCGCCGTTAAGTCTGGTGATGCCGATTGTGACGGCAACGCCGGTTGTCTCGACGCTTATCGCCGTGACCTATTTCAAGGAACGGCTCAGCGCAGTGCAGTGGCTTGGGGGGATTCTTGTTGTCAGCGGTATTGCGCTGCTGTTTGTGATGTAG